One Candidatus Bathyarchaeota archaeon DNA window includes the following coding sequences:
- a CDS encoding amidohydrolase family protein, translated as MDEFDFLINNALIVEGMGKDPYKGSIGVNGDKVVALGDVTGDAKTVVDARGLTALPGFIDAHSHFDQTVLWYPDCENGIMQGITTFIGGQCGQSMAPVSDQGMMPVMLSDYLSELDPYKYHPNKRFYSIDQVNEWMDKVFGWKITWSTMKGFLNKVEEIGISMNYAPLVGHATIRRHVMGLDSKRASTKKEMGEMKDLIVGAMEDGCIGMSAGLDYDPDVYATTEELVDGVSALKPYNGIYCPHWRKTGLRTGVTSGRKPSEPIRGILESIEIHKETGVRLHLAHLRSGWTIIPTPPEELERANIKVTLDTIARESENELDITWDTIPTMIRGGFTWIGPYLASLLEPWLRTLGSRENLSKWLKSKDFRAEIKDVIMSGSWSWVIYCSPNFNPKWAETIYIIKSRSPGIDGKTIAEIAADREADQLETFFDIITEDHETLMYPDTSGRKAWERESHNLFYIHPLGSVGLDTWAIDSKYSSPNPPYTRRGINSYSAFPLFLIKYVRDGNLFTLDEAVQRISRTAARVHNLQGRGILREGAYADIVLLDLKNLRITGTELEPRTYAQGIEYVFTNGIPAVKGGKLTGERPGKILRRSN; from the coding sequence TTGGATGAATTTGATTTTCTCATCAATAACGCCTTAATTGTAGAGGGAATGGGGAAAGACCCCTATAAGGGGTCTATCGGCGTAAATGGGGATAAAGTGGTTGCCCTAGGCGATGTAACTGGGGACGCTAAAACGGTGGTGGATGCCAGGGGATTGACAGCACTCCCCGGATTTATAGACGCTCACAGCCATTTTGACCAAACGGTTCTATGGTATCCTGATTGTGAGAATGGCATTATGCAGGGAATTACGACCTTCATTGGTGGTCAATGTGGGCAATCCATGGCCCCTGTTAGTGACCAAGGAATGATGCCCGTGATGCTCAGCGACTATCTCTCCGAACTTGACCCCTACAAATACCATCCAAACAAGCGTTTCTATTCAATTGATCAAGTGAATGAATGGATGGACAAGGTCTTTGGATGGAAAATAACCTGGAGTACCATGAAAGGCTTTCTCAATAAAGTAGAGGAGATCGGAATATCAATGAATTATGCACCTCTCGTCGGGCACGCCACAATACGCCGACACGTTATGGGACTTGACTCGAAGCGCGCCTCCACAAAGAAGGAGATGGGGGAAATGAAAGACCTTATTGTGGGTGCTATGGAGGACGGATGCATCGGGATGAGTGCAGGCTTAGATTACGATCCAGATGTCTATGCAACAACCGAGGAACTGGTTGATGGGGTTTCTGCATTAAAACCATATAATGGGATTTATTGCCCCCACTGGAGGAAAACAGGTCTCAGGACCGGCGTTACTAGTGGACGAAAACCCTCAGAGCCTATTAGAGGGATACTTGAAAGCATCGAAATTCATAAAGAAACGGGGGTTAGACTCCATCTAGCTCATCTCAGATCAGGTTGGACCATTATTCCAACGCCACCAGAAGAATTAGAAAGAGCGAACATTAAGGTTACCCTCGATACAATTGCCCGAGAATCCGAGAACGAGCTTGATATAACTTGGGATACAATACCCACTATGATACGGGGAGGCTTTACATGGATCGGCCCCTATCTTGCCTCCCTCCTCGAGCCTTGGCTCCGGACTCTAGGGAGCAGAGAGAACCTTAGCAAATGGCTAAAGTCCAAGGATTTCAGGGCAGAGATTAAAGATGTCATCATGAGTGGCTCCTGGAGCTGGGTGATATACTGTAGCCCAAATTTCAATCCTAAATGGGCAGAGACCATTTACATCATAAAAAGTAGGAGCCCCGGAATAGATGGAAAGACCATTGCTGAAATAGCCGCCGATAGAGAAGCCGATCAACTTGAGACCTTTTTCGATATAATCACTGAGGATCACGAGACTTTGATGTATCCCGATACATCTGGAAGAAAGGCTTGGGAACGAGAAAGTCATAACCTATTCTATATCCATCCCTTAGGAAGCGTTGGACTCGACACATGGGCAATAGATAGTAAATACTCCTCCCCGAATCCACCGTATACACGACGAGGAATCAATTCCTACAGTGCATTTCCTTTATTCCTCATCAAATACGTTAGAGATGGTAATCTTTTCACACTTGATGAAGCCGTCCAGAGAATCTCTAGGACCGCAGCCCGAGTACACAACCTTCAAGGTCGTGGTATCCTTAGGGAGGGTGCATACGCCGACATTGTACTATTGGACTTGAAGAATCTCAGAATAACCGGAACGGAGTTAGAGCCCAGAACATATGCGCAAGGAATAGAATATGTTTTCACCAATGGCATTCCGGCAGTAAAAGGTGGAAAACTAACCGGAGAGAGGCCTGGAAAGATCCTGAGAAGAAGCAATTAA
- a CDS encoding ABC transporter ATP-binding protein, with protein sequence MATSPFSIFIKDLVTEYTVEKRSLKAVEGVDLQIKEGEVMGLAGESACGKSTLAYSILRLLPANGHVTQGEIQLNGKNLINLTDEEFRRVRWTELSIIFQGAMNALNPCMTITDQISEAIRAHEEIGKEEANGRSINLLSEVGISERFSQSFPHELSGGMKQRVMIAMALGCDPSFLIADEPTTALDLIAQRNVLQVMRNIQERMSLSVLLISHDLSVIAQMADRCTIMYAGKVVETGQVNTIFNDAIHPYTQALVNAFPDIRSTKKIDGISGDPPDMMNPPNGCRFHPRCSLYNSKGTPEICRTIDPVLTEKQKHPVACHLAE encoded by the coding sequence ATGGCCACCTCTCCTTTTTCTATTTTTATTAAAGACCTAGTTACAGAATATACTGTTGAGAAAAGATCATTAAAAGCAGTTGAAGGTGTGGACCTCCAAATTAAGGAAGGGGAGGTCATGGGACTAGCAGGTGAATCAGCTTGCGGTAAATCAACGCTTGCATATTCTATACTTCGACTATTACCTGCGAATGGTCATGTTACACAAGGGGAAATTCAGCTAAATGGAAAAAATCTCATTAACTTAACAGACGAAGAATTTAGAAGAGTTAGATGGACAGAGCTCTCCATCATCTTCCAGGGGGCAATGAACGCACTCAATCCTTGTATGACTATAACCGATCAAATATCAGAAGCTATTAGGGCACATGAAGAAATTGGAAAAGAAGAAGCTAACGGAAGATCTATTAACTTACTTTCAGAAGTTGGAATTTCAGAGAGATTTTCCCAAAGTTTTCCACATGAATTAAGCGGAGGGATGAAGCAAAGAGTCATGATAGCTATGGCACTTGGTTGTGACCCTTCATTTTTAATCGCTGACGAGCCCACAACTGCACTCGACCTAATCGCCCAGAGAAATGTGTTACAAGTTATGCGTAATATCCAAGAACGTATGAGTCTTTCAGTTTTATTGATTAGTCATGACCTCTCTGTGATTGCTCAGATGGCAGATAGATGTACCATAATGTATGCTGGTAAAGTAGTTGAAACGGGTCAAGTGAATACAATTTTTAATGACGCAATTCATCCTTACACTCAAGCGTTGGTCAATGCTTTTCCAGACATCCGGTCTACAAAAAAAATAGATGGTATTTCAGGGGATCCTCCCGATATGATGAACCCTCCAAATGGCTGTAGATTCCACCCAAGATGTTCATTGTATAACTCAAAAGGAACCCCAGAAATCTGCAGGACCATTGACCCGGTTTTGACTGAGAAACAAAAACATCCAGTTGCTTGTCACCTGGCGGAATGA
- a CDS encoding ABC transporter permease produces MNGYMWKYILKRGLYLIPTLLGISLIVFTLVRLIPGDPAEIILGQRATEDVIVIIRRQMGLDRPIYVQYIIWLKNLLTGNWGKSLISNVSTTYLLRNRFRYTINLAIFSMSLVTAGGLFLGVISAYKAGSRIDKFIRFMVIFGWSLPSFLVGIVLIYLFALKIKLFPAFGAGELRHLVLPALATSVGGISYISRITRGSLLEVAGQDFVKTARAKGLKNRRILISHILRNALLPIVTVLGMSFGWALSGSFIVETIFSYPGLGFLTTQSVSMRDYPVVQGCILFIAIIYSLTNLVVDVLYVYLDPRIRYERGI; encoded by the coding sequence TTGAATGGTTATATGTGGAAATATATTCTAAAACGTGGTCTATACCTAATCCCGACACTTCTTGGAATTAGCCTAATCGTTTTTACCCTCGTCAGATTAATCCCCGGTGACCCGGCAGAAATAATTCTTGGGCAACGGGCTACTGAAGATGTTATCGTTATTATACGACGTCAAATGGGCTTAGACCGGCCTATCTACGTTCAATATATTATATGGCTAAAAAATTTACTAACAGGGAATTGGGGCAAATCATTAATATCAAACGTTTCTACAACGTATTTATTACGCAATAGATTTCGCTACACGATAAACCTAGCTATTTTTTCCATGTCTTTGGTAACTGCAGGTGGATTATTTCTCGGAGTCATCTCAGCCTATAAAGCTGGTTCACGGATTGATAAATTCATAAGATTCATGGTAATTTTCGGTTGGTCCCTTCCGTCTTTCCTCGTTGGAATAGTTCTAATTTATCTTTTTGCATTGAAGATTAAATTGTTTCCCGCATTTGGCGCGGGGGAATTAAGGCACCTTGTTTTACCGGCTTTAGCTACCTCAGTAGGTGGTATAAGTTATATCAGCCGAATTACCCGAGGTAGTTTACTGGAAGTTGCAGGTCAGGACTTTGTAAAAACTGCAAGAGCAAAAGGTCTAAAAAACAGAAGAATTTTAATTTCACATATTCTCCGAAATGCTCTATTACCTATAGTTACCGTCCTGGGTATGTCCTTTGGATGGGCCCTAAGCGGGTCATTCATTGTCGAAACAATCTTTTCCTATCCTGGCCTTGGGTTTCTAACAACCCAAAGCGTATCAATGAGAGATTACCCTGTTGTTCAGGGATGTATCCTGTTTATCGCCATTATTTACAGTTTAACAAACCTAGTTGTAGATGTGTTATATGTATATTTAGACCCTAGGATCCGTTATGAGAGGGGAATATAA
- a CDS encoding ATP-binding cassette domain-containing protein — MAKNIVEVKDLEKWFVLRGGFLDILRGKKTYVKAVDGVDFTIKEGEVLALVGESGCGKTTIGRVILNLTPKTGGKVFVNGIDLDSSQRDELKFRREIQIILQDPFGSLDPRMRVYDIIGESIHVHKLAKTKEEKNNLIIKSMETVNLVPVDDIITKYPNELSGGQMQRVSIARALVLNPKLLICDEPVSMLDASIQANILNFLLSVRDKLNLSMLFITHDLAVARYVSDRIAVMYLGKIVETGLTDEIINTPLHPYAQALFSAVRSPNPKIKVQEIKIKGEISDQIDTPSGCRFHPRCVLTEDQGNPEICRTVEPELVEKQGHLAACHLVQ, encoded by the coding sequence ATGGCAAAAAATATTGTGGAAGTCAAAGACCTTGAAAAATGGTTCGTTCTAAGAGGCGGATTCCTAGACATTTTGAGAGGAAAAAAAACTTACGTTAAAGCCGTTGATGGCGTAGATTTTACTATTAAAGAAGGAGAAGTTTTAGCCCTGGTAGGCGAAAGTGGATGCGGCAAGACCACGATAGGACGAGTAATCCTAAATTTGACCCCCAAGACCGGCGGTAAGGTTTTCGTTAATGGCATTGATCTTGACTCTTCCCAGCGGGATGAACTAAAGTTTAGACGCGAGATTCAAATAATCTTACAGGATCCTTTTGGATCCTTGGATCCTCGAATGCGAGTCTATGATATTATTGGTGAATCCATACATGTTCACAAACTCGCAAAAACTAAAGAGGAAAAAAATAATCTCATCATCAAAAGTATGGAAACTGTAAATTTGGTTCCTGTTGATGATATAATTACTAAATATCCAAACGAGCTGAGCGGGGGCCAAATGCAACGTGTTTCAATTGCAAGAGCTTTGGTTCTAAATCCAAAACTCCTAATTTGCGATGAACCTGTATCAATGCTGGATGCTTCGATTCAAGCTAATATTCTAAATTTTCTACTCTCAGTTCGTGATAAACTCAATCTTTCTATGCTTTTTATCACACACGACTTGGCCGTTGCAAGATATGTTTCAGATCGCATAGCGGTTATGTATCTTGGAAAAATAGTTGAAACCGGATTAACCGATGAAATAATTAATACCCCGTTGCATCCGTACGCTCAAGCATTATTTTCAGCTGTGCGCTCGCCAAATCCAAAAATAAAAGTTCAGGAAATCAAAATTAAAGGCGAAATATCTGATCAAATCGACACTCCTTCAGGATGTAGATTCCATCCGAGATGTGTATTAACAGAGGATCAAGGCAATCCTGAAATCTGTAGAACCGTTGAACCTGAATTAGTAGAGAAACAGGGACACCTTGCAGCATGCCACCTAGTGCAGTAA
- the cgi121 gene encoding KEOPS complex subunit Cgi121, which yields MVKIATIKGSTKAVSIGGFNGVTVNDVDELLRNLKDAIGPAGFQVFNAARIAGWRHLYMAAVNAVGAIEAGSAISRGLSIEVLLYVSCQDQISKALDLVGIGPDTKQLALIVVGDSLSEAAFRKAFDILGKADDSVLALDEKKFREITQVFGVLENELKAVGGERYSALTSLLVEKGALLPLRR from the coding sequence ATGGTCAAAATAGCCACCATAAAGGGTTCTACTAAGGCAGTTTCCATCGGTGGATTCAATGGTGTTACCGTGAATGATGTAGACGAGCTTCTGAGAAACCTCAAAGATGCCATCGGCCCGGCCGGCTTCCAGGTATTCAATGCCGCTAGGATCGCAGGGTGGAGGCACCTTTACATGGCTGCAGTGAACGCGGTAGGCGCCATTGAGGCGGGATCGGCAATTTCCCGGGGGCTTAGTATCGAGGTACTGCTCTATGTGTCATGCCAAGACCAAATCTCTAAGGCCTTGGACTTGGTTGGGATAGGCCCGGATACTAAGCAATTAGCCCTGATCGTGGTGGGAGACAGTCTCAGCGAAGCGGCTTTCAGGAAAGCATTTGATATCCTGGGAAAAGCCGACGATTCCGTCCTTGCTCTGGATGAAAAAAAGTTCCGTGAAATTACCCAAGTTTTTGGGGTCTTAGAAAATGAGCTCAAGGCAGTGGGCGGTGAACGCTATAGTGCTCTCACGAGCCTCCTGGTCGAGAAAGGTGCGCTACTTCCCCTGAGACGCTAG
- a CDS encoding ABC transporter permease produces MERRNIIGELFKAAKGEPTIIFALSIVFTLILFAAFPQFLAPTGYERVDLANRLVPPGPKYFLGSDFVGRDILSLIIWGSRVALMVTVIPTLISATIGIALGIISGYVGGYVDDAVMRGVDILMSFPGLLLALAIINVLGPGLWNAMWSVTIGRISGYTRLSRSLTFSVKETGYIEYARALGSSRNRIMVRHIFPNILTPIIVQMTFSMPGTLLSVAGLSFLGLGPSPPTPDWGVLMQQSRAYLVYAPWAAVVPGLAIFLVAFSFNTIGETLRDIIDPRRKYLKL; encoded by the coding sequence ATGGAAAGGCGGAACATTATAGGTGAACTATTCAAAGCTGCAAAAGGAGAACCCACTATCATTTTCGCGTTAAGTATCGTTTTCACGTTAATCCTTTTTGCTGCATTTCCTCAATTTCTTGCTCCCACAGGGTACGAGCGGGTAGATCTAGCAAATAGACTTGTACCCCCAGGTCCGAAATATTTTCTTGGATCAGATTTTGTTGGGCGAGATATTTTATCTCTAATCATCTGGGGGAGCAGAGTTGCCTTAATGGTGACTGTTATCCCAACCCTCATTTCCGCAACGATCGGCATAGCACTTGGAATAATATCTGGATATGTTGGGGGCTATGTTGATGATGCAGTTATGAGAGGAGTAGACATTCTAATGAGCTTTCCAGGGTTGCTTCTTGCATTAGCTATTATCAATGTATTAGGTCCTGGACTCTGGAACGCTATGTGGTCAGTGACGATAGGGAGAATCAGCGGTTACACGCGATTATCGAGAAGTCTAACCTTCTCGGTTAAAGAGACCGGATATATAGAATACGCCAGGGCTTTAGGCTCAAGTAGGAACCGCATTATGGTCCGTCATATCTTCCCAAATATTCTAACGCCAATCATTGTACAAATGACCTTTAGTATGCCTGGAACTCTTTTGAGCGTAGCCGGTCTCAGCTTTCTGGGACTTGGTCCAAGTCCTCCAACTCCTGACTGGGGAGTCCTCATGCAACAATCAAGAGCATATTTGGTCTACGCACCATGGGCCGCCGTAGTCCCGGGCTTAGCTATTTTTCTGGTGGCTTTCTCGTTCAATACAATAGGAGAGACATTAAGGGATATAATAGATCCAAGAAGAAAGTACTTGAAACTATAG
- a CDS encoding SDR family oxidoreductase, whose amino-acid sequence MKDKVVLVTGSGRGFGRGMAVAYARAGAKVAGCSRTSSELESMAQTIRSHGGEVTIYPMDLSNEKEIYEMRDDILDKYGRLDCLVNNAATSLWKTFDQMTVKDWDLTFNVNIRSQFILSKAFFETMKNQGGGSILNITSRSAEVGFVAEIGYCPTKYAIEGLTQCLAMELKQYNIAVNSLNVASPPGKRLKPTELTLAEASAMPDEMQERYADDESLVEAFQEAWVFLALQDGSGITGQRLGTREVADYLSRNGREAALANWTKKLTQAVYVTYDLPKSVRYQTPEGGIKELEFY is encoded by the coding sequence ATGAAAGATAAAGTAGTTTTAGTCACGGGCTCTGGAAGGGGGTTTGGTCGGGGAATGGCGGTCGCTTATGCTCGTGCTGGGGCTAAGGTCGCAGGCTGCTCCCGTACAAGTTCCGAGTTGGAAAGTATGGCGCAGACCATCCGCTCTCATGGAGGCGAGGTAACAATTTATCCCATGGATCTCTCTAACGAGAAAGAAATTTATGAAATGAGAGATGATATTCTAGATAAGTATGGAAGACTCGATTGCCTTGTTAACAATGCCGCAACCAGCCTATGGAAAACATTTGATCAGATGACCGTAAAAGACTGGGACCTCACTTTCAACGTTAATATCAGATCGCAATTCATTTTATCAAAAGCATTTTTTGAAACCATGAAGAACCAAGGCGGTGGCAGCATTTTAAACATCACGTCACGATCAGCCGAAGTAGGATTTGTTGCTGAAATAGGCTATTGCCCAACTAAGTATGCTATCGAAGGATTAACTCAATGTTTAGCAATGGAGTTAAAGCAATACAACATTGCGGTGAATTCTCTAAACGTGGCTTCTCCCCCCGGAAAACGATTGAAACCCACTGAACTGACGCTCGCAGAAGCCTCAGCGATGCCCGATGAGATGCAAGAAAGATACGCCGACGATGAATCTTTGGTTGAAGCTTTCCAGGAAGCTTGGGTTTTCTTGGCTCTTCAAGATGGTTCTGGTATTACCGGGCAGAGATTAGGTACAAGAGAAGTCGCGGACTATCTAAGTCGAAATGGAAGAGAGGCTGCTCTAGCAAACTGGACCAAGAAATTAACACAAGCTGTCTATGTAACTTACGACCTTCCGAAAAGCGTACGTTACCAAACTCCGGAAGGTGGAATTAAAGAATTAGAGTTTTACTAA